The genome window CCGGCTTGAGGGACCGGAACTCAGATTCCCAATAGCGCAGCACGTAGGGCTGCAGGCTGCAGAGCTTGGCCACCTCACCGATTTTGAAGTACGGCTTGTCGGGAATGCCCTCGGCACTCTCCGTTCGGTGTTTGCGACGAGTGGACATCGGGTGGGGGCCGGGGTTCCCGACCGGAACGGACCTGCGCGCCCTCTCACGTCGACGTGGGGCGTGTCCGGACGCCGGTTAGCCGTTCAGCGCGTTCTTCAGGACTTGGCTTGGCTTGAAGGTCAGCACGCGGCGAGCGCTGATCGTGATCTCTTCACCGGTCTGCGGGTTGCGGCCCGCCCTCGAGTTCTTGTCGCGCACGACGAAGTTGCCGAAGCCGGAAATCTTGATTTTTTCGCCGCGCTCGAGGGTGTCCTTGATGGTGTCGAACACGGTCTCCACGATGTCTGCCGCTTCCTTCTTCGAAAACCCCCCAACC of Myxococcales bacterium contains these proteins:
- a CDS encoding MerR family transcriptional regulator, translating into MSTRRKHRTESAEGIPDKPYFKIGEVAKLCSLQPYVLRYWESEFRSLKP
- a CDS encoding integration host factor subunit alpha, with the translated sequence MTKADIVEIVYEKVGGFSKKEAADIVETVFDTIKDTLERGEKIKISGFGNFVVRDKNSRAGRNPQTGEEITISARRVLTFKPSQVLKNALNG